The stretch of DNA GCAGAACTCAAGTCCTGAGTGCAGTTTAATCCTCTGAAAAACAGGGTgccaaatatttacagatgagggCACCGAGGCTGAAGAGGTTCAGCCACCTGCCCAGAGACAGGCTGTGAACGAGAGAGCGGGAAGGCAGTGGTGATTGTGCTTTTAGCGCATCCTCCATGGAGAACTGGCCATGCAGTGAGAGAGTCCCTTTCCCCACAAAGGTCCCCAGCCCACAGACGACCATGGCACACGGCATGCTGCCTGGGGTCCCTGATGTCCACTCAGTCTTCTGGACCAGGTGCTCCCCCAAACCTGTCCAGACCTCCTTGGCCACTGACTGGAAAAGTGCCTGATGGATTAAGGGGTGCCTAGTGAGCGAGGCCCTGGGAAGGGGCACTGGTGGTGGTGGCATAGAGTGGGGCCAATGTGGTGGTGCTGCTTCGCATTTTGTCGGTGCCACTTGACAAGCTTGATGTGCAGACTTGAACCAATCCATCCGTCGCCTCGAGGGCGGAGGCAGTGGAAAGTGGCCCGGTGCCAGGAGGAGCgtggtggagagaaaggagaggtgcCAAGAGTGGCCCAGTGCTGCCCCCCTCCCTGCACTCAGGCTGGCCTCTCAACAACCACGGCTCCTTCCTTGGCACCCTGTCTGTTGTCTGCCAGGGGAACTCggccttaaaggaaaaaaaaagttctctccTTTTCCTCGGTGCATAATGGTATCTTCATGGCAGGACTTGGCAGACCACTGGTGGTGGGGTGCAGCTCAGGGCCCGTGTTCCCCCATGTGTCTTTTCACAGAGTGCCAAGGTGCCCCCAACTCAAGGATGCCAAGGTGGGAGTGACAGCTCCTAATCGTAGTCCCTCTGACCTCTTTCTGTCAATCAGGCTCTTCTCCCCAGTGTCCAGGCCATGCTGGGGGTAATCATAACTTGACTCCTGGAGTAGATGAGGGCCCAAGTCTGTCGAGGGAGACTCAAGCTCTCCTGTGCTTTCACTCAGACGCAAAGCCAGAGACCTCCACGCGGGGTGGCTGTTTTGTCTCTCCCAGAGCTGGGTGTTCAGCAGGCAGCCACCACAATTCCTGTCTGTTCTTCCAGAAACCAGACACTCTTGTCTCCTGGGCTGACCCCTTCTCTGGGCCACCTTCCCTATATCCCTCTCCGGCATCCTTGCCCCTTCTCTCCTCTACTGGAAAAAAGGATTAAAACCCAGAGCCAAGGTATAGCTTAGCAGCTTGCTCTGGAAACAGGTTGGTGCTTGTAAAGTGCTTTTCATGACTGACTTCACACATCTTGGCACTGCCAGAAGCATAGCCTGCCTGTGGAAGACCAggccggggtggggtggggtggtcatTGAGAAATAAGGGTGAATGCACATCTTATATATAGCAGCACAGCCTCTGCTCTGTTTGTCATCCAAATCACATCGTTTGCCCCCTTCACCGTGACCCACAGCCAAGGGTCAGGGAAGTCACTTTTGAAGAACTTTTCCTCAGTTGAAAAGAAAGACCTCATGTCTCCAACAATTTCCGTAGCTCTTTCTAAAAGTGGAGTGGGGTGAGGATGACTGCCTATCTGCCCCATCTATGTGTCCCTTACCCCCAAGATCCCCTTCGTCGGTTCTCCACCCCAGAGAGATGGGGGGAGGCGTCCTTCAGTGATGGGGGGTGTAAGCAGTCTGGCCTTTGCCCAGGATGTGGGCTGTTACTCTGGAGAAGGGCCTCGCGCCGGGCAGGGCCCTGGCTCGATGGCCCTTTCTGCGCAGCTCCATCTTTGGCCAGGAACCTGAAGAGTTAAAAGTCTTTAGCTCGTTGCAATGAAATTATGGCTGGCAGTGGCGCCGCTGTTTGTTCAACAGACCTCCACTTTTAAACAGTTCACAAAAAGTTCATGGGGCAGCTAAAGAttataagagagagagagtgtgtgtggggggtgtgtgtgtgtgtgtgtgtgtgtaggtgtagTCAGCAGGATCCAATACTGGGCCTCACCCCTCttcctctcacccccacccctgtgACACTGGACCATGCTCTGGGCCTCAGCCCTCCATCTGATCCTGTGCTGTTCAGAACACTTCATTCTGATGCAGGGTGTTATTTATCTGTGCAGTATTAATACTGAAAACCAGACGAGACCTGGAGCGGGGGAGAAGCTTTGAAAGCACTCTGTGATCCCAGGTTGTCTCTTCTAAACTCTGTCCACCTCACCCACTAAATTCAGGCTGCCCTTTCCAAAGAAAAACCCTTTCAAGGGAAGGGGGCTGCAGGCCCTGGGGGTGGGTGAAGGGCTCGGTAGGGTGATTGTGGCAACTGCCTTCCTATTTCCTCAGTCTGGTGCTCAGAGGCCCTTGTCCCCAGGTGACAACTAACAGAAGCTCTTAGGAGGCAGCTGGTGTAACTTTTGAAGACTGGAACACCAGACGATCGTGGCTTCAAGGGCACACACGCTTCTTCCCCTCATCCTGTTCTTAAGGGTTTGATAGAGGGACCCTTTGGTGTAAGGTCCGAATTTCATCGTGACACGCAGCCAGGGAATGGCACGGCATGGCCTCCCGTGGCAGCCATGTGCCCAGGACACTTGCACTGAGGAATGTTGCTCCACCTTCTAGATTGAGACCTGTCTTCCTTTTGTTAGAAGGGCTGGCAGGGGTTAGAGAGGGGACACACTGTTGAGTGAGCCTTCTCTCGTGGTGGCCTACCCCCAGTTTGATGTGCACGTTTGGAACACAGAAGAACGGCCTGTGGACCCCCTCAGAACCTTCCTCAATGCCTGCATCCGACTGAGTCTGTCTTTGGGGCGCTGTAGCCAGCCTCCTGGAAATGTCCCAGCTTGCCTGAAGAAAGGGACACTTTCTAGACAAATAACCTCTCCAGGATCCCACCAGGCTGGACACACAGGGAGATTGCTGTCTCTCTCCCAGCTTTATTGTTGAGCTCTAACTATGCATGGTGTGTGTCTGCACGCGTGGCTCTTGATTAACAGACGGTGTTCTATGTATAGGGGCTGATGAGGGATGCTGGTGGACAAAAGCCCGAGTTAGGACAAAGAAACCCAGAGGGATAACCTGGCTTTGGGATTGGGGTCTCCCAGGTGCTCCCCAGTCCTAGTGGCTCCCACCCAACCAACCTGGCAGTTAGCTCCCTGTGCGAAAGTGTAAAAGCAATCATTTGCATATTTTTCCCTGCTAACAAAGGAAATGTGTCGACTTAGGGAACATTTGGGCTTTCGGAAACTGTGGGTGGGTGTgtaagggaggagaaagaaaagttcCCCCATGAGCTGCACACCAGGGATTTCACACTCAGGTTTGGGTCCCGGTGTACAGAGGCTGTGGCTGGGGGGTGCCTGGACAAGGCAGCGTGCGAGCTGGGGGAATTGCCGAGGGCCATCGGTCCCAGGCATTAAAGGCTCCCCTACTTATTAACCCAGCATTTAACAGCAGGATATGGGCTGAAGCGCAGTCAAAAGAAACGGCTCAACCTCCAAAGAGCAATTAAAATCCTGCACGAGGATAAATCACGCGCCGTGATAATCCTGTTAATAAAATGCAGCTTGTCCTGACCCTTCACTCATGCAGCAAACTAGAATGTAatgtgggtgggggtggtgggcagagaAGGTAAGGAGGGGGGAAGGTgccgcctccccctccctccttcccagtgGATGGGAAATGGGTGGCTTTTGCCCGCTCCCCCAGTGCCAGCGGCTCGCTGCCGGAGCCCAACAGCCCAGGCTGCTAAGACTTCTGCGCTCGCTAATGATTTTTGTCCCCAGCGAGCAGGCGTCATTGAATTACTCAGCCGCCTCCCTCTGCAGCTCCCAGGCCAAACCACCCAGGCAAAACCACCCGGGTTTGGGGCTTAATCTAATCTAGGGCTCGGGTGGGGTGGCTTGCCAGCCCACTGACACTTTTTAATCCTCCACCTGTAAGTCGTGTACACCACAGCCCTGGAAATGAGTCGTGGTTTGGGCTGCCGCACTGGACTGCCGTGTCTTTTATTCCGCCCCCACCACCTCCGACCCGCTCTCCCCCATCCTTTCAGCCCCAAGAAGAATCAGTGTGGGGCTCCACGGGATCCCCCACCAGCCGCTTTTTATGCAAGTGTGTTCTCCAAAGGctgggaaaggggaagggagaatGGCAGGTGCAGGGTGCCATGTGCTGTACCTTGACTGATGGGGCCCCAAGGTGCTGGGCCGTCCACATCCCCGGCGCCTCCTGCTAGGGAAGTTCCATCCCCTTCCTTGAACCCCTGGGTCAGGCGTACTCCTTCACTTCCAGCCGTCTGTACAACGTCCAAGCAGGCTCTACCTTGCCGAGTGTGCATTCCACACTCCATATGAATTTGCCTAGAAAGAGGGTTTCTCTCATTCCCTGTTTGGCTCTTTTTCATTCAACctcctgggattttttttgttgttgttaaacagACTAGACGCTTGAAGAAAAGCTGCCATCCAAGAAGACGACATGCTTTCAGCAACCCCCCTGTATGGGAACGTTCACAGCTGGATGAACAGCGAGAGGGTCCGCATGTGTGGAATCAGTGACGACAGGTGAATGCGTGGGTCTGGCTGAGGCCTGGGGAGCATGCGGGTCCTTCCCTGGGGCTCCTAAGCAGAGCCCCCCTTCACCTCCTCACAGCCAGAGTGGGCCCaaaggggggtggtggggggagatcTCCTGCCTAGCTGGCAGCCCTTGATTTACAGTTTTAACAGGCAACCCGGCTCAGCGAAGCATTGCCGCCCTTTAAGAGATTAGCCCCTAAAGCGGCCTTTCAGTGCTCTTTCGTccttaatttattatttcatatttatgaagGAGAATTAATCCCAGTCTATATGCTGCTTTAACTCTAAATGTCAGGAGTGTGGGCCCAGGTGGATCGGCATTCGATGTGCTTTTAAAACAAATAGTTTGCTCAGTAATAAATGGGGCAAAAGCCACCCTTCATTTCATGGAAGCCCAGGGTTTCTCCAGATCCTCTGCCGCCTATTTGGCGAGGCCACCGGCTCCTGGTTTCAGTCACCCAACAGTTCTGTTATGCTTCCTAATCAGTAGTTTGGGAGTGTGGGGTAGGGGCAGCTAAGCAGTAGATAATTGAAGCTGCTCTTCGGGGTAATGATGAAACTTTGCTCTGCTGTTTGTCAGCGATTTTATCCTGGGGATTTGGAAGTTGGCACCAAGCACTTTCTTTATCGATGCTCTCTGATAACAAGTCTCAGGGCAGCCACAACAGCCTGGCACAGATGTGTGGCCTCTTCCTCTGGAGCGGCTAAcatttgtatatttgtgtgtatccCCCATCATTTTGATAAAGGCCGTCAAATATGGCTTCATTATCACCATGGAAACCAGTTTCATAGGACGTGGTGCCTAACTTTGGGGGAAAGTTTTGAGAACCTGTCCTCCTGGGTAACACAGAAATGGTTGACATGGCTGGCCCATAGACTTTAGCCTCCAGGTCTGCCCTTTTGGCTTTGGCCATTGTACCCACACGCCTGTCCTCCGGTGGAGCTTATAAGGGTCTGCTCGGACTGCAGGGCCCAGACAGCCCTGCCCAGCCTGTGTGGAGAAACAATCGTGAAGGAGACATAGTTGTGCAGAATTTCTACCTTACCCAACTCAGGGACATATTTGTGATTTCGCATCCCCGTTCCCTTGCCttgctttggtttttttcccaGTTTGATTAAATCACCATTTGGGGATAACTTTCAATATGGGCCATGGGGGAggaatttttggtttttttaagggCAGTTGGGAAAAAAGAGTTTTTAGAAACTGGCCTGTTCCGGGGTAATCTATGAAAGATACATTAAATGAGGAATGTTTTCATGAAGTTGGTATGTCCTTTTAAATAGGAAAATTCCCGTAAATGATGGTGACGCTTCAAAGGCCAGACTGGAACTAAGGGAAGAAAATCCCTTGAACCACAACGTGGTAAGAGATTAATGGCTTCTGTTGATGTGCTATCTGAGTATCAGTGATCTGTAATCAATCGTGCATTCATTTGCATACCATTAAAGGGCCTTTGGGGGGCTGCTGGAGAAAGCCTAGGCAGTGGGACAAGGCTTCACCCAGTTTCTTCCTGGCTTGCTTTCTTGGCTGCGCTTGCCATTTATGCCCTAATATCCTGGTGACTGGTGGGATCCGTACCACCTTTTCCTTGATAAGCTATGTGCCCCACCGGCGCTCCCAGCTGGATAAATTTCTAGCCTCCAAGTAGACCCTGAGGATTTACCTTCCCAGTAAAATATGAAACAGAGCCATCTTCAGACACCAGGGAGAAGAAGTCCAAAGACACAACTGCAGTTTGACCCATGGCCTCTTTATTGATTCGAAATGAGACAGCTCAAGTCTTCTGTTCCTTGCTGTCCCCCTGAAAGATTGGGGtttttttattatgttaaatAATGCCTCCACACATCTGGGAAAGCCCCAGTGAACatcaccccaccccatcctgacTGGACCCAGGGAGGGTGAGTCTGAGATCTGTACCCCACAAGGTCGGTGCTGAGAGCAGTGGAGTTGGTACCACCTCAGTTGCAGCGAAGAATTTTTGCTGAGAAGGTGGATTTTCCAGAGTTAATAGATGACTGAATTAATGCAAGGGCCTCAAGTCTAAAGGGATCATTTTATGTGCTTCCAGGATACTAGTCGGACAAAGGtgagaaggcaggcagaggagggtGCTGGATAAGGGGGGAGGGGGCCACGGACCTTGTGAAGCCTTGCTTTTTTAACCCTTTCCGCTCAGATCTTGAGGCTGATATCCTACTGAGCTAGTCTGTGGTTTCTCTTTGGGATGGGCTGCTTTGGAGGCACATCCTTGGTAACACCCATGTTCTTCTTGTATGAAGGTGGATGCAACCACGGCCCATCGGATCGATGGCCTGGCAGCGCTGAGCATGGACCGCACTGGCCTGATCCGGGAAGGACTGCGTGTTCCCGGAAACATCGTCTATTCTAGCTTGTGTGGACTGGGCTCAGAGAAAGGGCGGGAGGCTGCCACAACCACTCTAGGCAGTCTGGGGTTTTCTTCCGAAAGAACCCCAGAGATGCAGTTCAAACCGAATACACCCGAGACGGTGGAGGCCTCCGCTGTCTCTGGAAAGCCTCCGAATGGCTTCAGTGCTATATACAAAACACCACCAGGAATACAAAAAAGTGCTGTCCCCACGGCAGAAACTCTGGGCTTAGACAGGCCTGCCAGTGACAAACAGAGCCCGCTCAACATCAATGGTGCTAGTTACCTGCGGCTGCCCTGGGTCAATCCCTACATGGAGGGGGCCACGCCAGCCATCTACCCTTTCCTTGACTCGCCAAATAAGTATTCCCTGAACATGTACAAGGCCTTGCTACCTCAGCAGTCGTATGGCCTGGCCCAGCCGCTATATTCGCCAGTCTGCACCAACGGGGAGCGATTTCTCTACCTGCCGCCACCTCACTACGTCAGTCCCCACATCCCATCGTCCCTGGCTTCCCCCATGAGGCTCTCGACGCCTTCCGCTTCTCCAGCCATCCCGCCTCTGGTCCACTGCACAGACAAAAGCCTGCCCTGGAAGATGGGTGTTAGTCCTGGGAACCCGGTCGATTCTCACTCATACCCCCACATCCAGAACAGTAAACAGCCTAGGGTGCCCTCCGCCAAGGCGGTCACCAGCGGCCTGCCAGGGGACACGGCTCTCCTGTTGCCCCCCTCGCCTCGGCCTTCACCCCGAGTCCACCTTCCCTCCCAGCCTACTGCAGACACCTACTCTGAATTCCACAAGCACTATGCCCGGATCTccacctcaccctctgtcaccctgtCAAAGCCATACATGACGGTCAGCAGCGAGTTTCCTGCAGCCAGGCTCTGCAGCAGCAAGTATCCAAAGGCTCCAGAAGGAGCCGAAAGCGCCCAGCCAGTTCCTGGGCACACTCGGAAAACAGCGGGTCAGGACAGAAAGGATGGCAGCTCACCTCCTCTGTTGGAGAAGCAGACGGTTACCAAAGACGTCACCGATAAGCCACTAGACTTGTCTTCTAAAGTGGTGGATGTAGACACTTCCAAAGCTGACCACATGAAGAAGATGGCACCCACCGTCCTGGTTCACAGCAGAGCTGGAAGTGGCCTAGTGCTCTCCGGAAGTGAGATTCCGAAAGAAACACTATCTCCTCCAGGAAACGGCTGTGCTATCTATAGATCTGAGATCATTAGCACGGCTCCCTCGTCCTGGGTGGTGCCTGGGCCAAGTCCTAACGAAGAGAACAATGGCAAAGGCCTGCCGCTGAAGAACAAGGCCTTGGACTGGGCCCTCCCGCAGCAGCGCAGTTCTTCGTGTCCCCGCATGGGCGCCACCGACACCGTGGTCACTAATGTGTCCGGCTCAGTGTCCAGTGCCGGCCGCCCAGCCTCTGCATCTCCAGCCCCAAACGCCACTGCTGATGGCAGCAAGACCAGCAGGGGCTCCGTGGACACCACACCGTCTGTCATCCAGCACGTGGGCCAGCCCCCGACCACGCCTGCCAAGCACAGCGGCAGCACCGGCAGCAAGGGCGCCAAAGCCAGCAACCCAGAGCCAAGCTTCAAAGCAAATGAGAACGGGCTCCCACCAAGCTCGATATTTCTCTCTCCAAATGAGGCGTTCAGGTCCCCACCAATTCCCTACCCCAGGAGTTACCTCCCTTACCCAGCACCCGAAGGCATTGCCTTAAGTCCCCTCTCCTTGCATGGCAAAGGCCCTGTCTACCCTCACCCGGTGTTGTTGCCCAGCGGCAGTCTCTTTCCTGGGCACCTCGCCCCAAAGCCTGGACTGCCCTACGGGCTGCCCACAGGCCGGCCGGAGTTCGTGACCTACCAGGACGCGCTGGGGTTGGGCATGGTGCATCCCATGTTGATACCTCACACACCCATTGAGATCACTAAAGAGGAGAAACCAGAGAGGAGGTCCCGGTCCCATGAGAGGGCCCGCTACGAGGACCCAAGCCTCCGAAACAGGTTTTCCGAGATACTCGAAGCTAGTGGCACCAAGTTACATCCAGAAGTCACCACGGACAAGAACCTCAAGCCCAGCCCTAGCTGGAATCAAGGGAAGACCGTCGTTAAGAGTGACAAGCTTGTCTATGTAGACCTCCTCCGGGAAGAGCCCGACGCGAAGACTGAAGCCAACACATCCAAACCCGGCTTCACAGCTGAGAGTGTCGGCCAGAGCACTGAGCCCAGCAAACCCCCAGCTGAGCCGGCCCTGCAGCCCCACCGGGATTTCGTCACCCTCAGAGACGAGCTGGGGCGCATCAATGACTTCCACGACGCCTATGCTTTCAAACAGGCTCCAGGCCAGTCAGTTTTCAACTTAAGCAAGGAGAATGTTCCAGCTGGAACCAACAAGGAGAATCTGGCAATGCCGGTCTCCACTCCGTTCCTGGAGCCGACCCCGGGGAGCGATGGCCCTGCGGTCACTTTTGGGAAAACCCAAGAGGAACCCAAACCATTTTGCGTGGGCGGTGCCCCACCGAGCGTGGACGCCACCCCCACCTATACCAAAGATGGAGCCGATGAGGCAGAATCAACTGATGGCAAAGTTCTGAAACCAAAGCCATCTAAGCTGGCAAAGAGAATCGCCAACTCTGCTGGTTACGTGGGTGACCGGTTCAAGTGCGTCACTACCGAACTGTATGCCGATTCCAGTCAGCTCAGCCGGGAGCAGCGGGCATTGCAGGTGAGCCCCCCACCCAAATTGCAGGAGCCTGACCAgttgtcagtttttttttgttttgtttattttttttaatgttcaaagaGGAAGGGGGCGGGGGTACTAGAGCAGGACACCGGGCAGATTTGATTAATGAAGTTTATGATaatataattttttgaaatgtatCCAGTAAGGGAACATAAGTGGATTCTTGTGGATTTTAAGCAAACTCCACTTGAATGCTGATAACGGAAGTTTTAGAGGATGTCTAAAATACTGCATGACATTGACGTATCAATTGCTTTGATTTCTCTGCCGTTACTTTACTGTACGTTAACAAATAAATCTAACAGCACTGCTTAGAATGCCTTACGTGATACTTGGTGGAGGTGTGTAGCCGCCGCATGTCTGTGAGATTTGTGCAGTTTTTctttcaccaaaaaaagaaaaaacaacaaaaaaacctcgaTTAAAGGGATAGAGTATGTATTTAACTTGCTAGTGAATGATAGATGTTGTCTAGGAATTTCCTtaagatattttacttttaattaaaagcTAAATAAAGCCAAATTGTTTTgcaatgttaagaaaaaaattggtTTATGCTTATAAAAATGGATGAAGTTATCTAAATGATCCATTGAGTGCCCATTTTAATTACATAGATGGAAGGATTACAAGAGGACAGTATTTTATGTCTACCCGCTGCTTACTGTGAGGTCAgttcttcaaatttttattaCTAGAATCTTACATAAACTTTTTGAGTtaaatttcatttccaaatataCAAAGGGAAGTTTGTGGGCCATGGTCGTCTTTATTCATtgtgcatttgttttcttttctgttgtgttttttgttttgctttctttgcgttgtgtttgttttgttttatttaccttCGAAAGAGAATGTCTGTCTCTATGCCAGTGTATGTATGGCTCTACATACACACCGCATATATCTCTACACACATATGGCTTTATGAATACAGAGTGTGTGATTGCTTAACATATAGACACTCTTATATTTGtatcattaacttttaaaatatctcagtTGTATCATAAAGTGTGGTTGGTTTTGGGCAAACTTTTCTTGGAAAATACTTTCCTTTAAGGTAAGGCCAATGAAGTAGCTTTGATGGtaaggtgtttgtttttttttcatctccattCTCTTCCTAGCGTGCAATGATGCGCTTCTCAGAGTTGGAGATGAAAGAGCGAGAAGGTGGCCACCCCCCAACCAAGGACTCCGAGGTGTGCAAATTCAGCCCCACtgactgggaaaggttgaaaggaaGTCAGGACAAAAAGCCAAAGTCGGtcgccctggaggaggccattGCCGACCACAACAACAGTGAGAGATGTAAGTGAACCCCAGTGGCTTGTGTGTTGTGCCATGTTGGTGAGAACAGGGCGATTTGGCTGTTTTATACATGAGGCATGTGTGAGACATTGTTTCCTGGGATGTGTCTCCTTTTCCAGAGAAACACTGGTCCCGTAGTTAATGACAATGTAATATAATAGAGCAGAGGAATGGCGATGCAAGACCTCAAGCGCAGCAAATATTTTATAGCAGGTAGGGGTATGGGTTTTTGGTAGCAGTGGAATGAATGACACTTGCAGCCAGAGCCAGACCTTCCATAGCAATGGTCTCCTCTAGTAGGAAATGGAACGTCCTCGTCTTCTCCCTCCAAAAGCAGAAGTTTTGCTAAAATGGGATGAGGGCTGATGAAGGCACCAGCAAGATGAGCATAGTTATTTTCTGTGGCAGGTTTGTTTGCAGCCATTAGGAGTTGACAGCACACTCCAAGGGCATGGGATAAACAAGGGGGGTGTTTATCACACCCCACTAGACAGGGGGTGTCTTATGTTAATGCAGGCAGAATTGGAGAGAAAGCTAGGGCTTGCCTTGGGTCACTGCTGTCCCAACCACTGCTCCTCCACTGGGGTTGACTTCGGGTTGTATTGTCAACTTCCTGAGCTCAGGGGGTGTGTTGGTGGCCAGTGGAGGtctttccctgttttcttcaGTGTGCGTGCTTGGGGCCTGCAGCCCACTCCGGACCCCACAGACCTCACCAGTGATGGTGAATGAGGGCATGAGGTGAACATCGAGGACAGGGTGGGTGCAGAATCCTCCTGAGACAGGA from Bos mutus isolate GX-2022 chromosome X, NWIPB_WYAK_1.1, whole genome shotgun sequence encodes:
- the BCOR gene encoding BCL-6 corepressor isoform X2, translating into MLSATPLYGNVHSWMNSERVRMCGISDDRKIPVNDGDASKARLELREENPLNHNVVDATTAHRIDGLAALSMDRTGLIREGLRVPGNIVYSSLCGLGSEKGREAATTTLGSLGFSSERTPEMQFKPNTPETVEASAVSGKPPNGFSAIYKTPPGIQKSAVPTAETLGLDRPASDKQSPLNINGASYLRLPWVNPYMEGATPAIYPFLDSPNKYSLNMYKALLPQQSYGLAQPLYSPVCTNGERFLYLPPPHYVSPHIPSSLASPMRLSTPSASPAIPPLVHCTDKSLPWKMGVSPGNPVDSHSYPHIQNSKQPRVPSAKAVTSGLPGDTALLLPPSPRPSPRVHLPSQPTADTYSEFHKHYARISTSPSVTLSKPYMTVSSEFPAARLCSSKYPKAPEGAESAQPVPGHTRKTAGQDRKDGSSPPLLEKQTVTKDVTDKPLDLSSKVVDVDTSKADHMKKMAPTVLVHSRAGSGLVLSGSEIPKETLSPPGNGCAIYRSEIISTAPSSWVVPGPSPNEENNGKGLPLKNKALDWALPQQRSSSCPRMGATDTVVTNVSGSVSSAGRPASASPAPNATADGSKTSRGSVDTTPSVIQHVGQPPTTPAKHSGSTGSKGAKASNPEPSFKANENGLPPSSIFLSPNEAFRSPPIPYPRSYLPYPAPEGIALSPLSLHGKGPVYPHPVLLPSGSLFPGHLAPKPGLPYGLPTGRPEFVTYQDALGLGMVHPMLIPHTPIEITKEEKPERRSRSHERARYEDPSLRNRFSEILEASGTKLHPEVTTDKNLKPSPSWNQGKTVVKSDKLVYVDLLREEPDAKTEANTSKPGFTAESVGQSTEPSKPPAEPALQPHRDFVTLRDELGRINDFHDAYAFKQAPGQSVFNLSKENVPAGTNKENLAMPVSTPFLEPTPGSDGPAVTFGKTQEEPKPFCVGGAPPSVDATPTYTKDGADEAESTDGKVLKPKPSKLAKRIANSAGYVGDRFKCVTTELYADSSQLSREQRALQRAMMRFSELEMKEREGGHPPTKDSEVCKFSPTDWERLKGSQDKKPKSVALEEAIADHNNSERCDYSAGSKHDPFEAPDDKDVSVEKYFLDRQPVSDPSADQVTPDMPNSPTLRADRKRKVSGDSSHTETTVEELPEDPLLKAKRRRVSKDDWPEREMTNSSSNHLEDPHYSELTNLKVCIELTGLHPKKQRHLLHLRERWEQQVSAAESKPGRQGRKEVTQAAQPEVAAQGNNISEEKPGRKRAEAKGNRTWSEESLKSSDSEQGLPVFSGSPPMRSFSSTNLTGRKQSQPSCTAGSRLPAKQQKIKESQKTDVLCTDEEEDCQAASLLQRYPDNSEKPSGKRLCKTKHLIPQEPRRSLPLPGDYYVENADGKVTVRRFRKRPEPSSDYDLSPAKQDQKPLDRLQPLLPVSQTSQLPCSSSPPEATQSRPMPPEARRLIVNKNAGETLLQRAARLGYEEVVLYCLENKICDVNHRDNAGYCALHEACARGWLNIVRHLLEYGADVNCSAQDGTRPLHDAVENDHLEIVRLLLSYGADPTLATYSGRTIMKMTHSELMEKFLTDYLNDLQGRDDDDSSPNSSSNSNVSWDFYGSSVCEPDDESGYDVLANPPGPEDEDDDNDTCSDMFEFEFSESPLLPCYNVQVSVAQGPRNWLLLSDVLKKLKMSSRIFRCNFPNVEIVTIAEAEFYRQVSASLLFSCSKDLEAFNPESKELLDLVEFTNELQTLLGSSMEWLHPSDTGPDDHWKSSQTAGGSGHTQSKRDLQK
- the BCOR gene encoding BCL-6 corepressor isoform X3 gives rise to the protein MLSATPLYGNVHSWMNSERVRMCGISDDRKIPVNDGDASKARLELREENPLNHNVVDATTAHRIDGLAALSMDRTGLIREGLRVPGNIVYSSLCGLGSEKGREAATTTLGSLGFSSERTPEMQFKPNTPETVEASAVSGKPPNGFSAIYKTPPGIQKSAVPTAETLGLDRPASDKQSPLNINGASYLRLPWVNPYMEGATPAIYPFLDSPNKYSLNMYKALLPQQSYGLAQPLYSPVCTNGERFLYLPPPHYVSPHIPSSLASPMRLSTPSASPAIPPLVHCTDKSLPWKMGVSPGNPVDSHSYPHIQNSKQPRVPSAKAVTSGLPGDTALLLPPSPRPSPRVHLPSQPTADTYSEFHKHYARISTSPSVTLSKPYMTVSSEFPAARLCSSKYPKAPEGAESAQPVPGHTRKTAGQDRKDGSSPPLLEKQTVTKDVTDKPLDLSSKVVDVDTSKADHMKKMAPTVLVHSRAGSGLVLSGSEIPKETLSPPGNGCAIYRSEIISTAPSSWVVPGPSPNEENNGKGLPLKNKALDWALPQQRSSSCPRMGATDTVVTNVSGSVSSAGRPASASPAPNATADGSKTSRGSVDTTPSVIQHVGQPPTTPAKHSGSTGSKGAKASNPEPSFKANENGLPPSSIFLSPNEAFRSPPIPYPRSYLPYPAPEGIALSPLSLHGKGPVYPHPVLLPSGSLFPGHLAPKPGLPYGLPTGRPEFVTYQDALGLGMVHPMLIPHTPIEITKEEKPERRSRSHERARYEDPSLRNRFSEILEASGTKLHPEVTTDKNLKPSPSWNQGKTVVKSDKLVYVDLLREEPDAKTEANTSKPGFTAESVGQSTEPSKPPAEPALQPHRDFVTLRDELGRINDFHDAYAFKQAPGQSVFNLSKENVPAGTNKENLAMPVSTPFLEPTPGSDGPAVTFGKTQEEPKPFCVGGAPPSVDATPTYTKDGADEAESTDGKVLKPKPSKLAKRIANSAGYVGDRFKCVTTELYADSSQLSREQRALQMEGLQEDSILCLPAAYCERAMMRFSELEMKEREGGHPPTKDSEVCKFSPTDWERLKGSQDKKPKSVALEEAIADHNNSERCDYSAGSKHDPFEAPDDKDVSVEKYFLDRQPVSDPSADQVTPDMPNSPTLRADRKRKVSGDSSHTETTVEELPEDPLLKAKRRRVSKDDWPEREMTNSSSNHLEDPHYSELTNLKVCIELTGLHPKKQRHLLHLRERWEQQVSAAESKPGRQGRKEVTQAAQPEVAAQGNNISEEKPGRKRAEAKGNRTWSEESLKSSDSEQGLPVFSGSPPMRSFSSTNLTGRKQSQPSCTAGSRLPAKQQKIKESQKTDVLCTDEEEDCQAASLLQRYPDNSEKPSGKRLCKTKHLIPQEPRRSLPLPGDYYVENADGKVTVRRFRKRPEPSSDYDLSPAKQDQKPLDRLQPLLPVSQTSQLPCSSSPPEATQSRPMPPEARRLIVNKNAGETLLQRAARLGYEEVVLYCLENKICDVNHRDNAGYCALHEACARGWLNIVRHLLEYGADVNCSAQDGTRPLHDAVENDHLEIVRLLLSYGADPTLATYSGRTIMKMTHSELMEKFLTDYLNDLQGRDDDDSSPNSSSNSNVSWDFYGSSVCEPDDESGYDVLANPPGPEDEDDDNDTCSDMFEFEFSESPLLPCYNVQVSVAQGPRNWLLLSDVLKKLKMSSRIFRCNFPNVEIVTIAEAEFYRQVSASLLFSCSKDLEAFNPESKELLDLVEFTNELQTLLGSSMEWLHPSDTGPDDHW